Genomic DNA from Calditrichota bacterium:
TTGGCGTGTACCAGATTGAAAACAGCAAAACGAACTTGCCGCGAATCCCGACAAACATCGAACAGCGGCTCAAACAACGCGGCTATTCCGCCATCGTCAAAGTCAAAGACAGAGATGAAAATGTCTGGATTTTCACCCGGATTCATCGCCATCGCTTGCGCGCGATGTACGTGATTTCCCTTGACAGAGAGGAATTAGTGCTCATAGAAATGGAAGGCAGACTCGGGAAATTGATAGAAAAAGCAGTTCGAGATCGTGGTTTTAAACAGGGACGAAAACAACTGATTGCGAGCAATTTGAAAAATTGATCTTACAGAATGAACTAATAATGCATAAAAAGGCCAATTCCGGAGCAGCACAAAATTGCTGAAATAATTATTTTGCCTAAAATCATTTGCCATTTAACAGACTTACTTGTGACATTTTTTGAAAGGCTAAATATCAGAACCATCGAATTACACACATAAATTTAACATTAAAAAAACCGAGCAAAAAACGATGCCCGGTTTTTTATTCTACACTTGCAATATTACCTGACCAAAATCAGCTTCCCTATTTTTGCCTCCCCCTCATTTTTTAGCTGAAAGAAATAAGTGCCCGGCGGAACCGGCAATTGATTTGAATCCGTGCCATCCCAGTTAATGAAATTGTCGCCCTGACGCGTTGCTGTTTGCATAATTGTTTTTACCTGCTGACCCAGCACATTGTAAATGGAAAGCGTCACCTGTGAGAAAGGTCGCAATAACCGAAAATGAATTTGAGTTGCATTGGAGAACGGATTCGGATAGCTGGGGTAAATTTGAAAGTTATCGATTACTGACGATCTATGGCGAGAGATGTCAATAGCGTCCGTTTCTCGCTCTAAAAAATTCAAATACTCCCCCATGAGTTCGATTTTTGTATTTGGGCTGTCGCCGTCCACAATCCCGCTCATGACGATGCTGGTTGTAATGATGCGATAGTTTCCATTATCCAGATAGGCGCCGTAAATCAGACTGTCCTGGGAACGAAAAAGGACATTGGCTCCATTGTTACTGAGCACATCGGATTTCACGCGAGGACCTGGTTCATGACCGTAGATAAAATGGGTTCCCTGACAAAAACTTGAATCTTCGCCAAAGAGTTCGGTGACATTGCCAATGTCGTTGCCGTCGCTTTTGTAGCCGCAACCGGTTAACTCAAAAAACTTGCTTTCATGGTGATCTTGAGCAAAGTCATTTCCTTCAATGTAAATGGATTTGCCCGAGAGGAGAAAATCAGAAAGACGTTCCAGTTCGACCGAACTGATTTGGCCTGCCGGCTTGATCCCGGCTCAGCCACAATCCATGGCAAAACCCAGCGTAATAAAAATGATATCGTAAGAAGAAAGGTCTTGCGGGAGAGTATCTTGTGGTTCAAATTGCCGCGCGTTAGCTGCCAGAGCTAATCTTAAATCAAAATCAGGCGTAATCTGCATGCCTGTTTCCGGCGAGATCATTAGTGCCTGTCCA
This window encodes:
- a CDS encoding DUF4252 domain-containing protein; its protein translation is MKSNLRLKIVILAFSAASLFSGCVMVDRDFRLTRNEIFSSFSDMDLNTEVQFQIGAELITLGRIAIAFTDIEPDVREMLQEIHSLQVGVYQIENSKTNLPRIPTNIEQRLKQRGYSAIVKVKDRDENVWIFTRIHRHRLRAMYVISLDREELVLIEMEGRLGKLIEKAVRDRGFKQGRKQLIASNLKN
- a CDS encoding T9SS type A sorting domain-containing protein gives rise to the protein MKSDVLSNNGANVLFRSQDSLIYGAYLDNGNYRIITTSIVMSGIVDGDSPNTKIELMGEYLNFLERETDAIDISRHRSSVIDNFQIYPSYPNPFSNATQIHFRLLRPFSQVTLSIYNVLGQQVKTIMQTATRQGDNFINWDGTDSNQLPVPPGTYFFQLKNEGEAKIGKLILVR